A part of Phoenix dactylifera cultivar Barhee BC4 chromosome 2, palm_55x_up_171113_PBpolish2nd_filt_p, whole genome shotgun sequence genomic DNA contains:
- the LOC103705161 gene encoding probable trehalose-phosphate phosphatase F — translation MDLKPKHNSPVLTDPVPVNNSRLGLPSNITPYSPQGPAYPSSSMYLTISRRKPMPSKLDDVRHGGLPDAMGSSSPPRKKLNKDFSSESASVEQDAAYRTWMLKYPSALNALEHITTCAKGKKIALFLDYDGTLSPIVDNPDHAYMPTAMRTAVKNVAKYFPTAIISGRSRDKVYEFIGLTELHYAGSHGMDIIGPVRESKSIDDHPNCIRSTDKQGKEVNLFQPASEFLPMINEVFRSLVENVKDIRGAKVENNKFCVSVHYRLVDEKSWPAVAHCVRDVLKDYPRLRLTHGRKVLEVRPVIDWDKGKAVEFLLESLGVSNCDDVLPIYIGDDRTDEDAFKVLRERNRGYGILVSSVPKESKAFYSLRDPSEVMEFLNALVKWKKSAAS, via the exons atggatttgaagccAAAACATAATTCCCCTGTTCTGACCGACCCAGTGCCTGTAAACAACTCAAGATTAGGATTGCCTTCTAATATTACACCATATTCACCTCAAGGACCTGCATATCCTTCTTCTAGCATGTATTTAACAATTTCCAGAAGAAAGCCCATGCCCAGTAAGCTCGATGATGTCCGCCATGGTGGTTTGCCAGATGCCATGGGATCTTCGTCACCTCCTCGCAAAAAGCTAAACAAGGATTTCAGCTCTGAGTCTGCTTCAGTTGAACAAGATGCTGCATATCGTACCTGGATG TTGAAATACCCATCAGCATTAAATGCACTAGAACATATCACCACTTGTGCCAAAGGCAAGAAGATTGCGTTGTTTTTGGATTATGATGGAACTCTTTCACCTATTGTGGACAACCCTGACCATGCTTATATGCCTACTGCG ATGCGTACTGCTGTTAAAAATGTTGCAAAATATTTTCCAACGGCAATTATTAGTGGAAGGAGTCGTGATAAG GTGTATGAATTCATAGGACTAACAGAATTGCATTATGCTGGTAGTCATGGAATGGACATTATAGGCCCAGTCAGAGAATCTAAGTCCATCGATGACCATCCAAACTGCATTAGGTCTACTGACAAGCAG GGTAAGGAGGTAAATCTCTTCCAGCCTGCTAGTGAGTTCTTACCAATGATCAACGAG GTTTTTAGATCCCTCGTTGAGAATGTTAAAGATATAAGAGGTGCAAAAGTTGAGAACAACAAGTTTTGTGTCTCTGTACATTACCGCCTTGTAGATGAAAAG AGTTGGCCTGCCGTTGCACATTGTGTGCGCGATGTCCTAAAGGACTACCCTCGTTTGCGATTGACTCATGGGCGGAAG GTTTTAGAGGTCCGCCCTGTGATTGATTGGGACAAGGGTAAAGCTGTCGAGTTTCTGCTTGAATCCCTTGGAGTAAGCAATTGTGATGATGTGCTCCCGATTTATATTGGGGATGACCGTACTGACGAGGATGCATTCAAG GTTCTAAGGGAGAGAAACCGTGGCTATGGTATTTTAGTGTCATCAGTGCCAAAAGAATCCAAGGCCTTCTACTCTCTTAGAGATCCATCTGAG GTAATGGAATTTCTGAATGCGCTGGTGAAATGGAAGAAGTCGGCAGCATCATAA
- the LOC103712166 gene encoding LOW QUALITY PROTEIN: 3-hydroxyisobutyryl-CoA hydrolase-like protein 2, mitochondrial (The sequence of the model RefSeq protein was modified relative to this genomic sequence to represent the inferred CDS: inserted 2 bases in 1 codon; substituted 2 bases at 2 genomic stop codons) yields the protein TQTVERGSSARGTEDIRLFLEVAHSALRFLSNPHTSAAQDVSLHNEVLVEGKASARAAILNRPFAPNVLTTSMALRLKKLYESWEDNPDIGFVIMKCRAFCARGDVVALYRLLSEGKVEDCKDFFRNLYMFIYILGTYLKPHVAILDGITMGGGAGVSIPGTFRIATDKTVFATPETQIGLHPDAGASFYLSHLTGHAGEYLALTGERLNGIDMLVVGLATHYSMSAVCLIDDPSVIGSSLAQYGDIVYPNKKSILFRLGVIDKCFGHDKVEIVDALESEAARPNQDRCPSAVKKLKEASPLSLKVTLRSIREGRFQTLDECLVREYXMSLHGISKQFSXEFCEGVXARLVDEDLAPKWDPPTLEQVPDDMVDYFFSPLGEFEPELKLPTHLREAFI from the exons ACCCAAACTGTTGAACGGGGAAGTTCAGCAAGGGGCACAGAAGATATTCGACTCTTTCTTGAGGTAGCACATAGCGCCCTCCGCTTTCTCTCCAACCCCCATACCAGCGCCGCCCAAGATGTCTCTCTCCACAACGAA GTACTCGTGGAGGGCAAGGCGAGCGCAAGGGCAGCGATCCTTAACAGGCCATTTGCTCCGAATGTTCTCACGACGAGCATG GCGCTTAGGTTGAAGAAGCTGTACGAGTCGTGGGAAGATAATCCTGATATCGGGTTTGTCATAATGAAG TGCAGAGCATTCTGTGCCAGGGGAGATGTTGTCGCCCTCTACCGATTGCTCAGTGAAG GGAAGGTGGAAGATTGCAAGGATTTTTTCAGGAACCTATATATGTTCATTTACATTTTAGGCACATATTTGAAGCCTCAT GTGGCCATTTTGGATGGTATTACCATGGGGGGTGGAGCAGGAGTTTCAATTCCTGGGACATTTCGTATTGCAACTGATAAGACTG TCTTCGCCACTCCTGAAACTCAAATTGGCTTGCATCCTGATGCTGGGGCTTCCTTTTACCTGTCACATCTAACTGGTCATGCAG GGGAATATCTGGCTTTAACTGGTGAAAGGCTCAATGGGATAGACATGCTTGTAGTTGGCCTTGCTACGCATTATTCAATGAGTGCTGTTT GCTTAATTGATGATCCTTCTGTCATAGGCTCTTCTCTTGCACAATATGGTGATATTGTGTatccaaataaaaaaa GTATTTTGTTCAGGCTGGGGGTCATCGATAAGTGTTTTGGCCATGATAAAGTTGAAATTGTGGATGCTTTG GAAAGTGAGGCAGCTAGACCAAATCAGGATCGGTGTCCATCTGCAGTCAAGAAACTCAAAGAAGCCTCTCCTTTGAGTTTAAAAGTTACCCTGAGATCT ATACGGGAAGGTAGATTTCAGACTCTGGATGAATGCCTTGTTCGTGAATA CATGTCTCTTCATGGTATCTCAAAACAGTTTTCTTAAGAATTCTGTGAG GGTGTTTGAGCACGATTAGTTGATGAAGACTTGGCTCCAAAG TGGGATCCTCCGACTCTGGAGCAAGTTCCAGATGACATGGTTGACTACTTCTTCTCACCTCTTGGTGAGTTCGAGCCTGAACTAAAGCTACCCACCCATTTGCGAGAAGCTTTTATCTAA